The following proteins are co-located in the Apium graveolens cultivar Ventura chromosome 5, ASM990537v1, whole genome shotgun sequence genome:
- the LOC141725103 gene encoding putative lysophospholipase BODYGUARD 5 isoform X1: MDLLGFGRSPKPRACLYTLKDHLEMIEESPYFPSSSIDVGTVALERLAGKSLWPPIIWFSCYDLVRALEQVCLFLYLPEPHDMAKDSEAVYSQKDLSWKNSMAALSLRIFVFTIL; this comes from the exons ATGGACTTGTTGGGATTTGGGAGGAGCCCCAAACCAAGGGCTTGTCTATACACCTTGAAGGATCACTTAGAAATGATTGAGGAATCG CCCTACTTCCCATCTTCAAGTATTGATGTTGGTACCGTAGCACTTGAAAGACTAGCAGGAAAGAGTTTATGGCCACCTATTATTTGGTTCAGCTGTTATGACCTGGTACGAGCACTTGAGCAGGTGTGTCTGTTTCTTTATCTGCCGGAACCACATGACATGGCAAAAGATTCTGAAGCTGTTTACTCACAAAAG GATTTAAGTTGGAAAAACTCAATGGCCGCACTGAGTTTAAGGATATTTGTTTTTACAATTCTTTGA
- the LOC141725103 gene encoding uncharacterized protein LOC141725103 isoform X2 gives MDAICLPYFPSSSIDVGTVALERLAGKSLWPPIIWFSCYDLVRALEQVCLFLYLPEPHDMAKDSEAVYSQKDLSWKNSMAALSLRIFVFTIL, from the exons ATGGATGCTATTTGTTTG CCCTACTTCCCATCTTCAAGTATTGATGTTGGTACCGTAGCACTTGAAAGACTAGCAGGAAAGAGTTTATGGCCACCTATTATTTGGTTCAGCTGTTATGACCTGGTACGAGCACTTGAGCAGGTGTGTCTGTTTCTTTATCTGCCGGAACCACATGACATGGCAAAAGATTCTGAAGCTGTTTACTCACAAAAG GATTTAAGTTGGAAAAACTCAATGGCCGCACTGAGTTTAAGGATATTTGTTTTTACAATTCTTTGA